In one Dreissena polymorpha isolate Duluth1 chromosome 7, UMN_Dpol_1.0, whole genome shotgun sequence genomic region, the following are encoded:
- the LOC127840012 gene encoding transcription intermediary factor 1-beta-like, translating into MSVKQYLCGPCLAEKAEIDGVVYCTECEEPLCAQCKQDHAKIKVSKHHKLCDLADVPPQEIQELLKNLIACPNHEKEEVVYLCKDHDMTCCNKCAMADHRKCEEVKVLSDILNDIKVDCTGLKIVLQDFQQQGERLLEHERNHEELVFQIENQALASLQSVKQKLLDIYAQLENVVLSSIADKKKVIGEKIKTNNDKTRQFLNDIKQQSTCFEQVQKFGTNEHVVLLQRQLEKNSVSRLKSIIGDLEKELKTRIPYYDVTRNVPLNQYISYIKSVLVDNISGLYL; encoded by the exons ATGTCTGTCAAACAATACTTATGTGGCCCCTGTTTGGCAGAGAAAGCCGAAATAGATGGCGTTGTGTATTGTACAGAATGTGAGGAACCACTTTGTGCGCAGTGTAAACAGGATCATGCAAAGATAAAAGTTTCAAAGCACCACAAGTTGTGTGACCTTGCGGATGTACCTCCCCAGGAGATACAAGAACTCCTGAAGAACCTGATAGCCTGTCCGAATCACGAAAAGGAAGAAGTGGTTTATCTGTGTAAAGACCACGATATGACGTGCTGTAATAAGTGCGCGATGGCTGATCACAGAAAATGCGAGGAAGTAAAGGTACTTTCTGATATTTTGAATGATATAAAAGTGGATTGTACCGGACTGAAGATAGTGTTGCAAGACTTTCAACAGCAAGGTGAGCGTCTTTTAGAACATGAACGAAATCACGAAGAATTGGTTTTTCAAATAGAAAATCAAGCGTTGGCTTCACTCCAAAGTGTTAAACAGAAACTCTTAGACATATACGCTCAACTGGAGAATGTAGTGCTATCATCTATTGCTGATAAGAAGAAAGTTATAggagaaaaaattaaaacaaacaacgaTAAAACACGTCAGTTTTTGAATGACATTAAACAGCAGTCAACATGTTTTGAACAGGTTCAGAAATTCGGAACGAATGAACACGTTGTTCTCCTGCAACGCCAGCTTGAAAAGAATTCGGTTAGTCGTCTGAAATCAATCATAGGTGATTTGGAGAAAG AACTGAAAACAAGAATCCCGTATTACGATGTTACTAGAAATGTCCCACTCAACCAGTACATCT CATACATCAAATCAGTCCTAGTGGACAACATATCAGGTCTCTACCTGTAG